The following coding sequences lie in one Lolium perenne isolate Kyuss_39 chromosome 2, Kyuss_2.0, whole genome shotgun sequence genomic window:
- the LOC139835521 gene encoding uncharacterized protein: protein MRSFPLSALRCAPTLRIVSICTCYLPEIYANSMFLFPQLKKLMLYDVYICKAANIDRLFTRCIVLEALHLEGVHGFTHLNIHMPNLRTISVASYWKRNTTELIQLDTVQIMDASCLERLVICVHDVPLLIQVANAPKLMVLGFASYPGCQLVIGRINFLRMMPISLEHSLCTVKNLVLKSDGPSLDQLLAFLRCFPCTEKLYIKFYRTGDKVHVLHNEPACPIECLDLHVKEISISDYRGRRNDVIVSRFFMQNTRMLKVMKFGVTNYHNKIWWDTQFKRLDLKNTASRDVDFQFGYLPSLDKFSSDGVRSCLIHDLSVADPFAREIYARFGPISA from the exons ATGCGCTCCTTCCCGCTGTCCGCGCTCCGCTGCGCGCCCACGCTGCGCATTGTCAGCATTTGTACTTGCTATTTGCCCGAGATTTATGCCAACTCCATGTTTCTTTTCCCCCAACTCAAGAAGCTGATGCTCTATGACGTCTACATCTGTAAGGCGGCGAACATCGACCGCCTGTTCACCCGCTGTATTGTGCTCGAGGCACTTCACCTTGAGGGGGTCCACGGGTTCACCCACCTCAACATTCACATGCCAAATCTTCGTACAATTAGTGTGGCTAGCTATTGGAAACGCAACACCACCGAACTTATTCAGTTAGACACGGTGCAAATTATGGATGCATCTTGCCTCGAGAGATTGGTCATATGTGTTCATGATGTTCCACTACTAATCCAGGTCGCCAACGCACCAAAGTTGATGGTGTTGGGCTTTGCGTCGTACCCTGGCTGCCAACTTGTTATTGGACGCATAAACTTTTTG aggatgatgcccataagcttggaaCATTCTCTGTGCACAGTGAAGAACTTGGTTCTAAAATCTGACGGCCCTAGTCTGGATCAACTACTTGCATTTCTTAGATGCTTTCCCTGCACGGAGAAGCTATATATCAAG ttTTATAGAACCGGCGATAAGGTTCATGTGCTGCATAATGAGCCAGCCTGTCCCATTGAATGCCTTGATCTCCATGTCAAAGAAATTTCGATTTCTGACTACCGAGGAAGGAGAAATGATGTTATTGTCTCCAGGTTCTTTATGCAGAACACTAGAATGCTCAAAGTAATGAAATTTGGTGTAACAAATTATCACAATAAGATCTGGTGGGATACCCAGTTCAAGCGCCTAGACCTGAAGAACACCGCTTCTAGAGATGTTgattttcagtttggatatttacCATCCTTAGATAAGTTCAGCTCGGACGGTGTTCGTAGCTGCTTGATACATGACTTGTCAGTGGCTGATCCCTTTGCTAGAGAGATATATGCAAGATTTGGGCCAATTTCTGCATAG